Proteins encoded in a region of the Acinetobacter sp. XH1741 genome:
- the pglZ gene encoding BREX-1 system phosphatase PglZ type A, whose protein sequence is MNLDQLKQGLEQAFYTEQHRIVFWYDAEQSFTEEIKALKLNDVHILNMAEESSLAIKLKLELEDQQGKYLLYFPSPEPETEKDWLLDIKLYSRSFYADRFSIIFNELGLQQQSLREHLAKREEFLKAKARLSTLKRYIQSDADAQDLDMAMIAAVVKADSVELMHIVLALADEVVQQNLALEVNPESFAELEKFQLVPALITALQTEIGYPASVEELNGEAPFKLGTFFIRLMSTGFCESLGDIPLWAQELVMSSVSSRATARAFLSRWRDSSKYYPTFDTLSQTVANALRIQEKVGAFDLEQLLDVMTFEVIEQKIIVDLASHIPAATQAELEHFRTIISTRLDGYWASKHKDDATRRKYRTVYTALQAAIDLFSLRQQFDSGFYFDSSEALYKAYEQELYRFDMTYRHYSTASQRAHVDILKKLDEEIENCYSYWFIDYLARNWGERIEAEQRLNVWKIADIPNQQNFYDTHVRPLLGSATKRRIVVIISDAFRYEAAVEVCDRINEKRYSEATLSSQLGVVPSYTTLGMASLLPHQTLEYKESAGDDVLVDGQSSKGTAARSKILAAYNGLAVTAETVKGWSRDEGREALKDHDLIYVYHNVIDARGDSVSTESETFMAVEHAIEELTELSRKILLHFNISTLLITADHGFLFQQSKLESADRSILTEKPANVLKSKKRYVIGHGLPVSKEAWKGSTQATAGTLSATDFWIPKGANRFHFVGGSRFVHGGIMPQEIVVPVLTVKQLRGEKAGQRTKRKVEVISTKSTLKMVNNIQKFDLMQTEAVSELVMPVTLSIAIYDGDVKVSSEETLTFDSSTDSIAERVKQVRLSLSGTDFDRKKDYFLVLKDKDLNIEMQRYKVSIDLAFTDDFF, encoded by the coding sequence ATGAATTTAGATCAACTAAAACAAGGTCTGGAACAAGCCTTTTATACTGAACAGCATCGGATTGTCTTTTGGTACGATGCAGAACAGTCATTTACTGAAGAAATCAAAGCCCTAAAGCTGAATGATGTCCATATTCTAAATATGGCAGAAGAGTCGAGTTTGGCGATCAAGCTCAAACTGGAACTTGAGGATCAGCAGGGTAAATACTTGCTGTATTTCCCAAGTCCAGAGCCTGAAACCGAAAAAGACTGGCTACTGGACATTAAGCTATATTCTCGCAGTTTCTATGCCGATCGTTTCTCGATTATCTTTAATGAGCTTGGGCTACAGCAACAAAGTTTAAGAGAACATCTGGCTAAACGTGAAGAATTCCTCAAAGCCAAAGCCCGTCTGAGCACCTTAAAACGCTATATCCAGTCTGATGCAGATGCACAGGATCTGGACATGGCTATGATTGCAGCTGTGGTCAAGGCTGACAGTGTCGAACTCATGCATATCGTTCTGGCACTGGCAGATGAAGTGGTACAGCAGAACCTGGCTCTGGAAGTCAATCCGGAATCCTTTGCTGAACTGGAAAAATTCCAACTGGTGCCAGCTTTAATTACCGCATTACAGACGGAAATTGGTTATCCAGCATCGGTTGAAGAATTGAATGGGGAAGCACCATTCAAGCTCGGTACGTTCTTTATCCGGTTGATGAGCACAGGTTTCTGTGAAAGCCTGGGCGATATACCGCTATGGGCTCAAGAACTGGTGATGTCATCTGTCAGTTCACGTGCGACGGCTAGAGCCTTTTTGTCACGCTGGAGAGACAGCTCCAAATACTACCCAACCTTCGATACACTCTCCCAGACCGTGGCCAATGCACTGCGGATCCAGGAGAAGGTCGGGGCTTTTGATCTGGAACAGCTGCTCGATGTCATGACCTTTGAAGTGATTGAACAAAAGATTATTGTTGATTTGGCCAGTCATATCCCTGCAGCAACCCAAGCTGAACTGGAACATTTCAGAACGATTATTTCTACCCGTCTGGATGGCTATTGGGCTTCCAAACATAAGGATGATGCAACACGCCGTAAATATCGCACGGTCTATACAGCGTTGCAGGCAGCCATTGACCTGTTCAGCCTGCGACAGCAGTTTGATTCCGGGTTCTATTTCGACTCCAGTGAAGCCTTGTATAAAGCCTACGAGCAGGAGTTGTATCGCTTTGATATGACCTATCGCCACTACAGTACAGCCTCACAACGAGCTCATGTCGATATCCTGAAAAAACTCGATGAAGAAATCGAAAATTGCTATTCCTACTGGTTTATCGATTACCTGGCGCGCAACTGGGGAGAGCGGATTGAAGCTGAACAACGCTTGAATGTCTGGAAAATAGCAGATATCCCAAATCAGCAGAACTTCTATGATACCCATGTCAGACCCCTACTGGGTTCTGCAACGAAACGCCGTATTGTAGTGATCATCAGTGATGCTTTCCGCTATGAAGCTGCAGTAGAGGTGTGTGATCGTATCAATGAAAAGCGTTATTCAGAAGCGACTTTGTCTTCACAGCTGGGAGTTGTGCCAAGTTATACCACACTCGGCATGGCCTCATTACTGCCACACCAGACTTTGGAGTACAAAGAGAGTGCAGGGGATGATGTTTTAGTAGATGGACAGTCCAGCAAAGGAACTGCAGCACGATCCAAAATTCTGGCAGCCTATAATGGTCTAGCCGTGACCGCTGAAACGGTAAAAGGCTGGTCGCGTGATGAAGGCCGTGAAGCACTTAAAGACCATGATCTGATTTATGTTTATCATAACGTCATTGATGCACGCGGTGACAGCGTCTCGACAGAATCAGAAACTTTTATGGCCGTGGAACATGCCATTGAAGAGCTGACCGAGCTAAGCCGTAAAATCTTACTGCATTTCAATATTTCTACCCTGTTGATCACAGCTGACCATGGGTTCTTGTTCCAGCAAAGTAAACTGGAATCTGCGGATCGTTCTATCTTGACTGAAAAACCTGCCAATGTATTGAAGAGCAAGAAGCGTTATGTGATCGGACATGGTTTGCCAGTGAGCAAAGAAGCCTGGAAAGGTTCAACCCAAGCTACGGCAGGTACATTATCTGCGACTGATTTCTGGATTCCAAAAGGGGCAAACCGTTTCCATTTTGTAGGAGGTTCACGTTTCGTGCATGGCGGCATCATGCCTCAGGAAATTGTGGTGCCGGTACTGACAGTGAAACAGCTACGTGGTGAAAAGGCTGGACAGCGAACCAAGCGTAAAGTTGAGGTCATTTCTACCAAATCTACGCTGAAGATGGTCAATAACATCCAGAAGTTTGATTTGATGCAAACTGAAGCTGTCAGTGAACTGGTCATGCCAGTAACCCTGTCGATTGCCATTTATGATGGGGATGTCAAAGTTTCCAGTGAAGAAACTCTGACCTTTGATAGCAGTACCGACTCTATTGCGGAACGGGTAAAACAGGTCAGACTGTCTTTGTCTGGCACTGATTTTGACCGTAAGAAAGATTACTTCTTGGTGCTGAAGGACAAAGACCTGAATATCGAAATGCAGCGCTATAAGGTCAGCATTGATCTGGCATTTACCGATGACTTCTTCTGA